From a single Apium graveolens cultivar Ventura chromosome 2, ASM990537v1, whole genome shotgun sequence genomic region:
- the LOC141708877 gene encoding uncharacterized protein LOC141708877 has protein sequence MVKGLIWATAEDLVTNRGRVLSLYRQLLRSLNSPNLPLNLAARLAKKAEVRAIFMLASEERSLHNVDDLIDTGEYALSLLKKGEIPKYIQ, from the coding sequence ATGGTGAAAGGTTTGATATGGGCAACAGCTGAAGATTTGGTTACGAATAGAGGTCGGGTTCTTTCATTGTATCGCCAGTTATTGAGAAGCCTCAACTCACCTAATCTGCCATTGAACTTGGCTGCTAGACTAGCCAAGAAAGCAGAGGTTCGGGCAATCTTTATGCTGGCTTCTGAGGAACGATCATTGCATAATGTTGATGATCTTATTGATACAGGCGAGTATGCCCTCTCCCTCTTGAAGAAAGGTGAAATCCCAAAATACATTCAGTAA